Proteins co-encoded in one Deinococcus metalli genomic window:
- a CDS encoding XRE family transcriptional regulator, with product MSTRIRELRERSNLNQDALGERLGVTRQTIAAWEKGQRDPTMTQLTALAAALGVPLDLLLRQPETSPGAERPTLLYRADKRSALSDLDEALMIRKAQDYALVERVTGTLPLLPESRPMTGFDPEQVERVAEETRDWLGVEHAPLGDAIALVERRGLKVIRGRWPASVFGFSAYTEDWGGLIFVNTHQEEHQLPYERQAFTVMHELAHLIFHRREYREPTTPEGKKDPREDVANHFARAVLLPATALRADLRGYRGRWLPEPLLIDLKLRYGASVQTILYRARDLGMITDRQFGMQLGQLRKRYPDNFAEPPEPKCPASQARPRLELLVFTALVNEQLGESRAAEILGWPLQAVRKELELWLPEDDAA from the coding sequence ATGTCAACCCGAATCAGGGAGCTCCGTGAGCGCTCGAACCTGAACCAGGACGCCCTCGGCGAGCGGCTCGGCGTCACCCGTCAGACCATCGCCGCCTGGGAAAAGGGCCAGCGCGATCCAACGATGACCCAGCTCACCGCCCTCGCTGCCGCCCTCGGCGTGCCCCTCGACCTCCTGCTCCGACAGCCTGAAACCTCCCCCGGCGCCGAGCGGCCCACCCTGCTGTACCGCGCCGACAAGCGCAGCGCCCTGAGCGACCTCGACGAGGCGCTCATGATCCGCAAGGCCCAGGACTACGCCCTGGTCGAGCGCGTCACCGGCACGCTTCCCCTGCTGCCCGAATCCCGCCCCATGACCGGCTTCGACCCCGAGCAGGTCGAGCGCGTCGCCGAGGAGACCCGGGACTGGCTGGGCGTGGAGCACGCGCCCCTCGGGGACGCCATCGCGCTCGTGGAGCGGCGGGGCCTCAAGGTCATCCGGGGCCGCTGGCCAGCCAGTGTCTTCGGCTTCTCGGCCTACACCGAGGACTGGGGTGGGTTGATTTTCGTGAACACCCACCAGGAAGAGCACCAGCTGCCCTATGAGCGCCAGGCGTTCACCGTCATGCACGAACTGGCGCACCTGATCTTCCACCGCCGGGAATACAGGGAACCCACCACGCCGGAGGGCAAGAAGGATCCACGTGAGGACGTGGCCAACCACTTTGCACGCGCTGTGCTCTTGCCAGCCACCGCGCTGCGCGCCGACCTCCGGGGGTACCGCGGACGCTGGTTGCCCGAGCCGCTGCTGATCGACCTCAAACTCCGGTACGGCGCCAGCGTGCAGACCATCCTGTACCGGGCCAGGGATCTGGGCATGATCACGGATCGCCAGTTCGGGATGCAGCTTGGCCAGCTCCGCAAGCGCTACCCCGACAACTTCGCAGAGCCCCCGGAACCCAAGTGCCCGGCATCCCAGGCGCGCCCCCGGCTGGAACTGCTGGTATTCACCGCACTGGTCAACGAGCAGCTGGGCGAGAGCAGAGCGGCGGAGATCCTCGGGTGGCCACTGCAGGCGGTGCGCAAGGAACTGGAATTGTGGCTGCCTGAGGACGACGCCGCTTGA
- a CDS encoding type IIL restriction-modification enzyme MmeI, with translation MNPAEFAAKWRELAPKVTERAAYQEHFRDLCALVGQPTPSSDTTGQDYAFEKHVQKVGTDDSGFADVFKRGHFAMEYKRKGARTASRCWWRGCGTAR, from the coding sequence GTGAACCCCGCCGAATTCGCCGCCAAGTGGCGGGAGCTGGCCCCGAAAGTGACGGAACGGGCCGCCTACCAGGAGCACTTCCGTGACCTGTGTGCCCTGGTCGGTCAGCCCACGCCCAGCAGCGACACCACCGGGCAGGACTACGCCTTTGAGAAGCACGTGCAGAAGGTCGGCACGGACGACAGCGGCTTCGCGGACGTGTTCAAGCGCGGCCACTTCGCCATGGAGTACAAGCGCAAGGGCGCAAGGACGGCAAGCCGCTGCTGGTGGCGGGGCTGTGGAACCGCACGGTGA
- a CDS encoding SOS response-associated peptidase family protein, translating into MAGLWNRTVTPDGLLESCTIITRPPTPDLVDVHDRMPALLLSKDIVAWLDAPPAQARTAALTSWQPRILTVTPA; encoded by the coding sequence GTGGCGGGGCTGTGGAACCGCACGGTGACGCCGGACGGACTACTGGAGAGCTGCACGATCATCACGCGTCCACCCACGCCGGATCTGGTGGACGTGCACGACCGCATGCCAGCGCTGTTGCTGAGCAAGGACATCGTGGCCTGGCTGGACGCCCCGCCGGCCCAGGCCCGCACCGCCGCCCTGACCAGCTGGCAGCCGCGGATCCTGACCGTCACGCCCGCCTGA